The halophilic archaeon DL31 region TAGAACCCGTTACTCCTCGGCGCCCGGCTCGTCGGGGTTCTGCTCCTCGAAGCCGTCCCGGTAGCAGGGCCAACACGGGAGCTCGGCGTCGGCGTCCCAACAGTCGCAGTCGTCGGGGCGCCCGTCAAAGTCGGTTAGTTCGGCGTCGGTTCCTTCTTGCGTGGTGGTGTCGTAGGCTGACATGGTCTTTTGCTCCAAGAAAGGCCAGTTCGGGTGTTCCAAGCACCCGGACGTTTCAACACGCCCCGAGGGAACCGTCCTTTCTTGTTAGTACCTTAGACGGTATTAACCATAAAACCACCGGAGAGGGTACATATCGCCCGGTATCTGGAGTTCGTCCCTTAGAAGGCATGCCTTTTAGGGAACTAACGCCGTAGTAGGCACTAATGGCTGAATCTAGTAACAAAGGCGGGCGAAAGCCCCGAGTGACCGACGACGATCTCCTCGACGTGTTTCGGTCGACGTCCGACCCCGTCCTCTCGACGGCGGAAGTCGCCGAGCAGGTGCCTATCAAACGCCGAGGGACGCTTAACCGGCTCCAGTCGCTTGAGGAGGACGGCGCCCTGGAGCGAAAACAGATCGGGGGGCGAAACACGGTGTGGTGGCTCGTCGGGGGCGAGCGGATAACTCCCGGCGAGCGCGCCGTCAAGGAGGACGCCGAGAAAGCCCGTACCGTTCGCGACCGACGCCGCGAGGACACACCCGAGGCGCCGGAGAGCGACCCCGTCGCCGACCCGCTCGAGGACGTCGACTTTCCGGGCGGCCGTGACCGCGACGAGTGTGTGGCGGTCGTCTACGCCGCGCGTGACTACATCAAAAACCACGGCGGGGCGACAAAGCAAGACCTCGTCGAGAACGTCATGCCGGACTACCCGCTCGGCTACGACGTCGACAAGGCGCTCGGGAAGATCGACGCCGGCGACCGCTACCGTGGTTCGTGGTGGCGAAAGATCGTGAAGCCCGGCCTGAAGGCGCTCGACGACGTCCAAACCCCACCACAAGGCGCGAGCACCTGGCGGTTTACGGGCGACGTCGGCGAGGATTCGACGGCCGGCGGCGTCTACGACCCGACGGAGGAGTTCTAACCCATGACCGAGGACGGACACGACGCCGACGGTGTCCCGGACAGTGACCCGCGACACCTCGACCCCGCCGTCGACATGGCCGATCTCGTCGAGGGCGGGGAGTTCGACATAGTGCTCGCCGAGGATCAAAGCCGCGAGGAATTGGAGGAGTTCGTTCGGAAAGCCAAAGCGGGAGAGTTCGACCCGGTCGACCATGGGTTAGAGGCGACCGTTCGGATAGCTCGCGCGCTCCTTAACGAGGCCGACGGCGAGGAGTCTTAACCAACACGCGGCGTACTACCCCGGTATGTTGGTTAAGACGGGCTCGGGGAAGGCTTACGTCACTCTCGGCGCGTATCTGTGTGTATGGCAACGGTATCGGACCCGGACGGCGACCCGCCCGACGTCGTCGAGTTCGTCCACGAAGACGACGGGCGCGTGACCGCGCGACACGTCGAATCCGGCGTGGCGTCGTTCGGCGACACGGAAGCCGAGGCGCTCCGACAGCTCGCCGACGCCCTAGATAGTCACTTCGGCGACGGTGAGTCAATCGACGCCCCCGAGGCGTACCTCGCCGAGCAGGGGATCGACGTCGAGATCGGAAGCGACGGCCCGCCCCCGTGGCTCGACTAGCGTGGTCCGCACGACGTTTTCCTCCGACGAGATACACACAACGCTCATTCGAACGTATCCTGCGACGTCCCCTAAAACTCCAGATACCCCTTGATGTGGCCCACGAGCGATCCGGCGAACCGCCGGAACGCTAACTCCTCCTGTGGCTCCCAGAATTCACCGTCGAGACCGCCTTCCGCGTCCGACAGCAGGAACACGCACCCGTCGTAGAGCCGCTGCCGGAGCAGACGGAGACACAACTGCTCGCCGCGGTCGACGTAGGACGCGCCGTCGAACTCCTCCAGCACGTCGAAGTGCGGCTCGCTCACCCGAACGGAGCCCGTCGAATTGCCATTCTCCGACATCAACATCAAGTAGCCGAGCCATGGCCGCGGCGAGGGGTCGTACGCGCCCTCCTCGTACGCCGTGTACAGATCTGTTGGGCTGCCGAGCGCCTCCTCGGTGCGGTTGTTCAGGTTGTTCCCGAACGAGCTCGTGATCGACTTGAACTCGATCGCGGCGAGGAGTTCGCCCTCGTGGATCACCGCGAGGTCCCACCGCTTCGTCGCGCGGAAGAACCCCGGCAGCGTCGCCTCGTGGTCGAAGTAGATCGACTTCTCGGGAACGCCCGCCTCCATGAGAATCTCCTCGCAAACGGTTGCGAAGCCGTCCAACTGCCGGCCGCCGAGGACTTCCGCCCGGCGCCCACGGGCCGCGTCCTCGCTCTCCTGCTGCTCCGCCGCCTGGTCCGAGAGCTTCGACCAGTAATACTCGACGGCCCACGACACCTCATCCTCGATGCTGTCCATGCTACTACGCGAAAGAGCC contains the following coding sequences:
- a CDS encoding Type II site-specific deoxyribonuclease (KEGG: cpb:Cphamn1_0118 type II site-specific deoxyribonuclease~PFAM: Restriction endonuclease, type II, XhoI) translates to MDSIEDEVSWAVEYYWSKLSDQAAEQQESEDAARGRRAEVLGGRQLDGFATVCEEILMEAGVPEKSIYFDHEATLPGFFRATKRWDLAVIHEGELLAAIEFKSITSSFGNNLNNRTEEALGSPTDLYTAYEEGAYDPSPRPWLGYLMLMSENGNSTGSVRVSEPHFDVLEEFDGASYVDRGEQLCLRLLRQRLYDGCVFLLSDAEGGLDGEFWEPQEELAFRRFAGSLVGHIKGYLEF
- a CDS encoding hypothetical protein (KEGG: htu:Htur_4828 hypothetical protein), which produces MAESSNKGGRKPRVTDDDLLDVFRSTSDPVLSTAEVAEQVPIKRRGTLNRLQSLEEDGALERKQIGGRNTVWWLVGGERITPGERAVKEDAEKARTVRDRRREDTPEAPESDPVADPLEDVDFPGGRDRDECVAVVYAARDYIKNHGGATKQDLVENVMPDYPLGYDVDKALGKIDAGDRYRGSWWRKIVKPGLKALDDVQTPPQGASTWRFTGDVGEDSTAGGVYDPTEEF
- a CDS encoding hypothetical protein (KEGG: nph:NP7006A hypothetical protein), producing MATVSDPDGDPPDVVEFVHEDDGRVTARHVESGVASFGDTEAEALRQLADALDSHFGDGESIDAPEAYLAEQGIDVEIGSDGPPPWLD